In a single window of the Prevotella melaninogenica genome:
- a CDS encoding thiamine pyrophosphate-dependent enzyme yields MTNDIISPENLVYKKPTLMNDTTMHYCPGCSHGVVHKLVAEVIEDMGMSNKTIGVCPVGCAVFAYRYLDIDWQEAPHGRAPAVATGIKRLWEDRLVFTYQGDGDLACIGTAETLHALNRGENFTIIFINNAIYGMTGGQMSPTTLMGQKTATCPYGREPELHGYNLNITDLASRLKGTCYVTRQSVDTVASINKAKRAIRKAFEASMQGKGSSLIEIVATCNSGWKLTPVKANEWMRENMFPEYEKGDLKDTTGL; encoded by the coding sequence ATGACAAATGATATCATTTCACCTGAGAATCTGGTGTATAAGAAGCCTACTTTGATGAACGATACGACAATGCACTATTGTCCAGGTTGTTCACATGGTGTGGTACATAAGTTAGTTGCAGAGGTAATCGAAGACATGGGAATGAGTAATAAGACGATTGGTGTATGCCCTGTAGGCTGTGCCGTATTTGCTTATCGCTATCTTGATATCGACTGGCAGGAGGCTCCTCATGGTCGTGCTCCAGCGGTTGCAACGGGTATTAAGCGCCTTTGGGAAGATCGTTTGGTATTCACTTATCAGGGTGATGGTGACCTTGCTTGTATTGGTACAGCAGAGACACTCCATGCTTTGAACCGTGGTGAGAACTTCACAATTATCTTTATTAATAATGCCATTTATGGTATGACTGGTGGTCAGATGTCGCCTACAACACTTATGGGTCAGAAGACTGCAACTTGTCCATACGGTCGTGAGCCAGAATTGCATGGCTATAATCTGAACATTACGGATTTGGCAAGTCGTCTGAAAGGAACCTGCTATGTAACTCGTCAGAGTGTTGACACCGTTGCTTCAATCAATAAAGCAAAGCGTGCAATACGCAAGGCGTTTGAAGCAAGTATGCAAGGAAAGGGAAGCTCGTTAATTGAGATTGTTGCAACCTGTAATAGTGGTTGGAAGCTTACTCCTGTAAAGGCTAACGAGTGGATGCGTGAGAATATGTTCCCTGAATATGAAAAGGGAGATTTGAAAGACACTACAGGTCTTTAA
- a CDS encoding 3-methyl-2-oxobutanoate dehydrogenase subunit VorB: MAEQDVKLMKGNEAIAHATIRCGADGYFGYPITPQSEIIETLSALKPWETTGMVVLQAESEVASINMIYGGAGAGKRVLTSSSSPGVALMQEGISYMAGAELPGVFVNVQRGGPGLGTIQPSQSDYFQATRGGGNGDYNVIVLAPNSVQEMADFVDLAFELAFKYRNPAMILSDGVIGQMMEKVVLPPQKPRRTEEEIRKECPWASMGRTADRNPNIITSLELKPEIMEVRNLHLQEKYRQIRENEVRFETQQCEDADYVIVSFGSAARIGEKAVELAREEGLKVGLFRPITLWPFPSKQLAELCKDKKGVLVSEINAGQMVQDVRLAINGALPVEHFGRLGGIVPDPEEIVNALKEKLVK; the protein is encoded by the coding sequence ATGGCAGAACAAGATGTAAAATTAATGAAGGGCAACGAGGCTATCGCCCATGCAACTATTCGCTGCGGTGCTGATGGCTATTTTGGTTACCCTATCACTCCTCAGAGTGAGATAATTGAGACACTTTCAGCCTTAAAGCCTTGGGAGACAACAGGTATGGTTGTACTTCAGGCTGAGAGCGAGGTGGCTTCAATTAATATGATTTATGGTGGTGCTGGTGCTGGTAAGCGTGTGCTGACAAGTTCTTCATCACCTGGTGTAGCTTTGATGCAGGAAGGTATCAGTTATATGGCTGGTGCAGAACTCCCAGGCGTCTTTGTTAACGTTCAGCGTGGTGGTCCTGGTCTTGGAACTATCCAGCCGAGTCAGAGTGACTACTTCCAAGCAACGCGTGGAGGTGGTAATGGCGATTACAATGTGATTGTATTGGCGCCAAACTCAGTACAGGAGATGGCTGACTTTGTTGACTTGGCTTTCGAGTTAGCATTCAAGTATCGTAACCCTGCAATGATTCTTTCTGATGGTGTGATTGGTCAGATGATGGAGAAGGTTGTACTTCCTCCACAGAAACCACGTCGCACAGAGGAGGAAATCCGTAAGGAGTGTCCTTGGGCTTCAATGGGTCGTACAGCTGATCGCAATCCTAATATCATTACTTCTTTGGAATTGAAGCCAGAGATAATGGAAGTGAGAAACCTCCACTTACAGGAGAAGTATCGTCAGATTCGTGAGAACGAAGTACGCTTTGAGACACAGCAGTGCGAGGATGCCGACTATGTTATCGTTAGTTTCGGTAGTGCTGCACGTATCGGCGAGAAAGCTGTTGAGTTAGCTCGTGAGGAAGGATTGAAGGTCGGTTTGTTCCGTCCAATCACTTTGTGGCCTTTCCCAAGCAAGCAACTTGCAGAGCTTTGCAAGGATAAGAAGGGTGTGTTGGTAAGTGAAATCAATGCTGGTCAGATGGTACAGGATGTACGTTTGGCTATTAACGGAGCATTACCAGTAGAGCACTTTGGCCGCTTAGGTGGTATCGTTCCTGACCCTGAAGAGATTGTCAATGCACTCAAGGAAAAGTTAGTAAAGTAA
- a CDS encoding ferredoxin family protein: MSKMKGAIVVNTDRCKGCQLCIVACPKDVIALAQKKVNVHGYPYIESARPDDCIGCAACATVCPDGCITVYRKKVEV; the protein is encoded by the coding sequence ATGAGCAAGATGAAAGGTGCCATTGTAGTAAACACAGATCGATGCAAAGGATGCCAGTTGTGTATCGTTGCGTGTCCGAAAGATGTTATTGCATTGGCTCAAAAAAAGGTAAATGTCCACGGCTATCCGTATATAGAGTCTGCACGACCAGATGATTGCATCGGTTGCGCCGCATGTGCTACGGTTTGTCCTGATGGCTGTATCACAGTCTATCGTAAAAAGGTGGAGGTATAA
- a CDS encoding tetratricopeptide repeat protein, translating to MTAEEYFQRGNECRQRGDWQEALANYMEAIELDPNSPAVIAKEMVENILNFYNKDAYNP from the coding sequence ATGACAGCAGAAGAATATTTCCAACGAGGTAATGAATGCCGACAGAGAGGCGACTGGCAAGAAGCCTTAGCTAACTATATGGAGGCAATCGAGTTGGACCCTAATTCTCCAGCAGTAATCGCAAAAGAAATGGTGGAGAATATTCTTAACTTCTATAACAAGGATGCGTATAATCCTTAA
- the folD gene encoding bifunctional methylenetetrahydrofolate dehydrogenase/methenyltetrahydrofolate cyclohydrolase FolD → MEYQLIDGKATATVIKQEIAKEVKAIVAEGGKQPHLAAVLVGHDGGSETYVKNKVIACEQCGFKSTLIRFEADVTEEELLACVDKLNKDEDVDGFIVQLPLPKHIDEQKIIMAVDYRKDVDGFHPINVGRMAIGLPCFISATPLGILTLLQHYHIETSGKKCVILGRSNIVGKPMAQLMMQKQYGDSTVTVCHSRSKDLKKECQEADIIIAAIGRPEFVTADMVKPGAVVIDVGTTRVEDETRKGGFRLCGDVKFDEVAPLCSFITPVPGGVGPMTICSLMKNTLAAGKKEYYK, encoded by the coding sequence ATGGAATATCAGTTAATAGACGGAAAGGCAACTGCAACTGTGATAAAGCAGGAGATTGCCAAAGAAGTGAAGGCTATTGTCGCCGAAGGGGGCAAACAACCCCATCTGGCTGCCGTTTTGGTGGGACATGATGGGGGAAGTGAAACCTATGTAAAGAATAAGGTAATTGCCTGCGAACAGTGTGGGTTCAAGTCTACGCTCATTCGTTTTGAGGCTGATGTGACAGAAGAAGAGCTTTTGGCTTGTGTGGATAAGCTGAACAAGGATGAGGACGTTGATGGCTTCATTGTTCAGCTCCCTTTGCCAAAGCATATTGACGAGCAGAAGATCATAATGGCTGTTGACTATCGCAAGGATGTGGATGGTTTCCATCCTATCAATGTGGGTCGTATGGCAATTGGTCTACCTTGCTTTATCTCTGCTACACCATTGGGTATTCTTACCTTGTTGCAGCATTATCATATTGAGACTTCTGGTAAGAAGTGTGTCATCTTAGGCCGAAGCAATATTGTTGGTAAGCCTATGGCACAGTTGATGATGCAAAAACAGTATGGTGACTCTACAGTAACAGTATGTCACTCTCGCTCAAAGGATTTGAAGAAAGAGTGTCAGGAGGCAGATATCATCATCGCAGCTATTGGCAGACCTGAATTTGTAACAGCTGATATGGTGAAGCCTGGAGCAGTGGTTATCGACGTCGGTACAACACGTGTTGAAGACGAAACACGCAAGGGCGGTTTCAGATTGTGTGGTGACGTGAAATTTGATGAGGTTGCTCCTCTCTGCTCTTTCATTACTCCTGTTCCGGGTGGTGTTGGTCCTATGACCATCTGTTCACTAATGAAAAATACACTTGCTGCAGGCAAGAAAGAATACTATAAGTAG
- the ffh gene encoding signal recognition particle protein encodes MFENLSDRLERSFKILKGEGKITEINVAETLKDVRRALLDADVNYKVAKTFTDTVKQKALGMNVLTAVKPGQLMVKIVHDELAELMGGEAVGLNLSGRPSIILMSGLQGSGKTTFSGKLANMLKTKEHKNPLLVACDVYRPAAIDQLKVVGEQVGVAVYSEPENKNVNEIADHALAEAKAKGHDVVIIDTAGRLAVDEEMMNEIESLKNHVHPDETLFVVDSMTGQDAVNTAKEFNDRLDFNGVVLTKLDGDTRGGAALSIRTVVTKPIKFIGTGEKMEAIDVFHPGRMADRILGMGDVVSLVERAQEQFDEEEAKRLQKKIQKNQFDFNDFYNQIQQIKKMGNLKDLASMIPGVGKAIRDVDIDDNVFKGIEAIIQSMTPKERTNPELLNNSRRQRIAKGSGTNIQEVNRLIKQFDQTRKMMKMVTGSKMAGMMSKMKGMPGMPNMPKM; translated from the coding sequence ATGTTTGAAAATTTAAGTGATCGTCTTGAACGCTCCTTTAAGATTCTCAAGGGAGAGGGAAAGATTACAGAGATAAATGTAGCAGAAACCCTGAAGGACGTGCGCAGAGCGCTTCTTGATGCCGATGTTAACTATAAAGTTGCAAAAACCTTTACTGATACCGTAAAGCAGAAGGCATTAGGTATGAACGTACTCACAGCCGTTAAGCCTGGACAACTCATGGTTAAGATTGTACATGATGAGTTGGCAGAGTTGATGGGTGGTGAGGCTGTCGGTCTGAATTTATCAGGTCGTCCTTCTATCATTCTTATGAGTGGTTTGCAAGGATCTGGTAAGACAACATTCTCTGGTAAACTGGCAAACATGCTCAAGACAAAGGAGCATAAGAATCCTTTGTTGGTTGCTTGTGACGTCTATCGTCCTGCAGCTATCGATCAGTTGAAGGTTGTTGGTGAACAGGTGGGTGTAGCTGTCTATAGTGAACCTGAAAACAAGAACGTGAATGAGATTGCTGATCATGCACTTGCTGAGGCAAAGGCAAAGGGGCACGATGTTGTCATCATCGATACCGCTGGTCGTCTGGCCGTTGATGAGGAGATGATGAACGAGATAGAAAGTCTTAAGAATCATGTTCATCCTGATGAAACACTGTTTGTTGTTGACTCAATGACAGGTCAGGACGCAGTGAATACAGCTAAGGAATTCAATGATCGTTTGGATTTCAATGGCGTTGTTCTCACAAAACTTGATGGTGATACACGTGGTGGTGCGGCATTGTCAATCCGTACAGTCGTTACAAAGCCTATCAAGTTCATTGGTACGGGCGAGAAGATGGAGGCTATCGATGTGTTCCATCCAGGTCGTATGGCAGATCGTATCTTGGGTATGGGTGACGTTGTTTCACTTGTTGAGCGTGCACAAGAGCAGTTTGATGAGGAAGAAGCAAAGCGTCTGCAGAAGAAGATTCAGAAGAACCAGTTTGATTTCAACGATTTCTATAATCAGATACAGCAAATCAAGAAGATGGGTAACTTAAAGGACCTCGCTTCTATGATTCCTGGAGTAGGCAAGGCTATCCGTGATGTCGATATTGACGATAATGTTTTCAAGGGTATTGAGGCAATTATCCAGAGTATGACACCAAAGGAGCGCACAAATCCAGAATTGCTCAATAACTCTCGTCGTCAGCGTATTGCTAAGGGTTCTGGTACCAATATACAAGAGGTGAACCGACTCATTAAGCAGTTCGACCAGACTCGTAAAATGATGAAGATGGTTACTGGCTCGAAGATGGCTGGTATGATGAGCAAGATGAAGGGTATGCCGGGAATGCCAAATATGCCGAAGATGTAA
- a CDS encoding dihydroorotate dehydrogenase: MADLSVKISDLQLKNPVMTASGTFGYGLEFADFVPLEEIGGIIVKGTTLEPREGNDYPRMVETPQGMLNCVGLQNKGVDYFIEHIYPQIKDIDTNMIVNVSGNSPESYAETAEKLDALEGIPAIEVNISCPNVKEGGMSFGVTCSGAASIVKAVRQHYHKTMIVKLSPNVTDVASIARACEDEGADSVSLINTLMGMAIDIERRRPKLSIRTGGLSGPAVKPVAVRMVNDVAKAVKIPVIGLGGISTAEDAIEFLMAGATAIQIGTANFIDPQVTIKVRDGINDWLDRHGCMSVTEIINCLV; encoded by the coding sequence ATGGCTGATTTAAGTGTAAAGATAAGTGACTTACAGCTCAAGAATCCTGTGATGACAGCCAGTGGCACCTTTGGCTATGGTTTGGAGTTTGCTGATTTCGTACCATTGGAAGAAATTGGAGGTATTATCGTCAAGGGTACGACACTGGAACCACGTGAGGGAAATGACTATCCACGTATGGTAGAAACACCTCAGGGAATGCTTAACTGCGTAGGTTTGCAAAATAAGGGAGTAGACTACTTCATCGAACATATCTATCCTCAGATAAAGGATATCGACACGAATATGATTGTCAATGTGAGTGGCAATTCGCCAGAATCGTACGCAGAAACCGCAGAGAAACTTGATGCATTGGAAGGTATTCCAGCTATCGAGGTAAATATCTCATGCCCTAACGTGAAAGAAGGCGGTATGTCGTTTGGTGTCACCTGCTCTGGAGCTGCTTCTATTGTTAAGGCTGTGCGCCAGCATTATCATAAGACAATGATTGTGAAGCTCTCGCCAAATGTCACTGATGTAGCCAGCATAGCACGTGCTTGTGAAGATGAAGGTGCTGATTCTGTATCATTGATTAACACGTTGATGGGAATGGCGATTGATATAGAGCGTCGTCGTCCGAAGTTGAGTATCCGTACGGGAGGCTTGAGTGGGCCTGCTGTAAAACCTGTTGCTGTGAGGATGGTTAATGATGTGGCAAAGGCTGTGAAGATACCAGTCATCGGTTTAGGTGGTATTTCTACTGCTGAGGATGCTATTGAGTTCCTTATGGCAGGAGCTACGGCAATTCAGATAGGAACTGCGAATTTCATTGACCCACAGGTTACGATAAAGGTGCGTGATGGTATTAATGACTGGCTTGACCGTCATGGCTGTATGTCGGTTACGGAAATCATCAACTGTCTTGTATAG
- a CDS encoding dihydroorotate dehydrogenase electron transfer subunit — protein sequence MKKYVLDLKVSSVERVNARNVLIKLTDEKPLPEMLPGQFVEVRVDGSPSTFLRRPISINFVDKERNELWLLVATVGEGTHTLARLREGDVLNCVLPLGNTFAPLTSPSERVLLVGGGVGVAPLLYFGKQIKDAGGSPVFLLGARTEADLAEVSLFEKYGKVCITTEDGSIGEKGFVTNHSVLSTERFDRISTCGPKPMMMAVARYAHEASIPCEASLENMMACGVGACLCCVEKTTEGNLCVCTEGPVFDTRRLMWGE from the coding sequence ATGAAGAAGTATGTCCTCGACTTGAAGGTATCTTCCGTGGAACGTGTCAATGCAAGGAATGTCCTTATTAAGCTGACAGATGAGAAACCGCTTCCAGAGATGCTGCCTGGTCAGTTTGTAGAGGTGAGAGTGGACGGCTCGCCTTCTACCTTTCTTCGCCGTCCTATTTCCATTAATTTTGTTGATAAAGAGCGTAATGAGTTGTGGCTGCTTGTTGCAACTGTTGGAGAAGGTACGCACACGCTTGCACGTCTACGTGAAGGTGACGTGTTAAACTGCGTGCTTCCTTTGGGTAATACGTTTGCACCTTTGACAAGTCCGTCAGAACGAGTATTACTTGTAGGCGGTGGTGTTGGTGTTGCTCCGTTGCTTTATTTCGGTAAGCAGATAAAGGATGCTGGCGGTTCGCCTGTCTTTTTGTTGGGAGCTCGTACAGAAGCCGACTTAGCAGAGGTGTCGCTTTTCGAGAAGTATGGAAAGGTATGTATTACTACTGAGGATGGTTCTATAGGTGAGAAAGGTTTTGTTACAAATCATTCTGTTTTGTCCACAGAGCGTTTTGACCGTATTTCGACATGTGGTCCTAAGCCAATGATGATGGCAGTGGCACGTTATGCTCATGAGGCATCAATTCCTTGCGAGGCTTCGTTAGAGAATATGATGGCGTGCGGTGTTGGTGCTTGTCTGTGCTGTGTAGAGAAAACGACAGAAGGAAATCTGTGCGTTTGTACAGAAGGTCCAGTCTTCGATACACGTAGATTGATGTGGGGAGAATAA
- a CDS encoding helix-turn-helix domain-containing protein: MKDRIRQLMESQHMTQQTFADFIGISSASLSSIFTGRTKPTLNTVEAIKSKFTKINLDWLLYGQGPMFKDQVTEPNSSSGEAGMMSPGVSEGMLDFPNPTPSSLPESEQINSPYSDNMYKSPSRTAVKYIDKPQRRITEIRIFFDDQTWETFVPKK, from the coding sequence ATGAAAGATCGAATCAGACAGCTTATGGAGAGTCAGCACATGACTCAACAAACTTTCGCAGATTTCATAGGAATCTCATCAGCATCTCTTAGTAGTATTTTTACTGGTAGAACTAAACCGACTCTAAATACAGTTGAGGCTATCAAGAGTAAGTTTACAAAGATTAATCTTGATTGGCTTCTGTATGGACAAGGACCTATGTTTAAGGATCAGGTTACTGAACCTAATTCTTCATCTGGAGAAGCTGGTATGATGTCTCCTGGAGTCTCTGAAGGTATGCTTGACTTTCCTAATCCTACCCCCTCCTCACTACCAGAGTCGGAACAGATAAACTCTCCATATAGTGATAATATGTACAAAAGTCCGTCTCGCACAGCGGTAAAATATATTGACAAACCGCAACGGCGTATCACAGAGATTCGTATCTTCTTTGATGACCAAACATGGGAGACTTTTGTTCCAAAGAAGTAA
- the holA gene encoding DNA polymerase III subunit delta, with protein MPPKQGPTFQSIMQDLKNKNFAPIYMLMGEESYYIDQISGYIAEHVLSPEERDFNQTICFGSDVTAVQVADMARRYPMMAEYQVIIVKEAQNIRSLEALEKYLKNPVKSTILVWCHKNGKIDARKKTVGLAQAVGVVFESKKLRDYQLPDFIQSYLKERKVSIDPKACQIIADHIGADLSRLTSELDKVLISLPADNLMVTPEVVEKEIGVSKDFNAFELRNAIVQKDCFKANQIVKYFDNNPKAGSLYSFLPLLFSYFQSLMIVHYSPRKNTEQDIAAALDLRNTWGAKDFVIGQKNYSARKTMDIISMIRDIDGKSKGLDNPNTGAGDLMKELIFFILH; from the coding sequence ATGCCACCAAAGCAAGGACCAACATTTCAGAGTATTATGCAGGATCTGAAAAATAAGAATTTTGCTCCCATCTATATGCTGATGGGAGAAGAGTCTTATTATATCGATCAGATTTCTGGTTATATAGCAGAGCATGTTCTGTCTCCAGAGGAACGAGACTTTAATCAGACTATCTGTTTTGGATCAGACGTTACAGCTGTTCAGGTAGCGGATATGGCACGACGTTATCCTATGATGGCGGAGTATCAGGTTATCATAGTTAAAGAGGCGCAGAATATTCGTTCTTTGGAAGCACTCGAGAAGTATCTCAAAAATCCCGTAAAATCAACCATCCTTGTATGGTGCCATAAAAACGGGAAAATTGACGCACGTAAGAAAACTGTTGGTTTAGCACAGGCAGTGGGTGTCGTTTTTGAAAGTAAGAAGTTGCGCGACTATCAGCTCCCTGATTTTATCCAAAGTTATTTGAAGGAGAGGAAAGTTAGTATTGACCCAAAGGCATGTCAGATAATAGCTGATCATATTGGTGCAGATCTTAGTCGTCTTACTTCTGAGTTGGATAAAGTGCTTATCTCTCTTCCTGCAGACAATCTTATGGTGACACCAGAAGTAGTGGAGAAGGAGATTGGTGTCAGTAAAGATTTCAATGCGTTCGAACTTAGAAACGCGATTGTACAGAAGGATTGTTTTAAGGCAAATCAGATTGTGAAATATTTTGACAATAATCCTAAGGCTGGTTCTCTTTATTCTTTTCTCCCATTACTCTTTTCTTATTTCCAAAGTTTGATGATAGTTCATTATTCTCCTCGAAAAAATACAGAGCAAGATATCGCTGCTGCTTTAGATTTGCGTAATACATGGGGAGCTAAAGATTTCGTAATAGGCCAAAAGAATTATTCAGCTCGTAAAACGATGGACATAATTTCTATGATTCGAGATATTGATGGAAAGAGTAAAGGATTGGATAATCCTAATACTGGTGCAGGAGATTTGATGAAAGAGCTTATTTTTTTCATACTTCACTAA
- a CDS encoding type I restriction enzyme HsdR N-terminal domain-containing protein, with translation MMQLNLPPYQIRVREVNGRKQIFDVLRRKYVALTPEEWVRQHFIHYLIEHKSYPVTLLANEVPLQVGEKKVRADSVLYDNQLHPRMIIEYKAPTIPLTQKVFEQISVYNLLLHVDYLIVSNGLDTYICKMDYENQTYAFLETIPDYQNI, from the coding sequence ATGATGCAGCTTAACCTCCCTCCTTACCAGATTAGAGTAAGAGAGGTAAACGGACGAAAGCAGATTTTTGATGTACTCCGCAGGAAGTATGTAGCACTTACTCCTGAGGAATGGGTACGCCAACACTTTATTCATTACCTCATTGAGCATAAGAGCTACCCTGTTACCCTACTTGCTAACGAGGTTCCACTACAAGTAGGTGAGAAGAAAGTCCGCGCTGATAGTGTACTTTACGACAATCAGCTTCATCCGAGGATGATTATTGAATACAAAGCACCTACCATACCATTGACGCAGAAGGTTTTTGAGCAGATATCTGTTTATAACCTCCTACTCCACGTTGATTATCTGATTGTATCAAATGGCTTAGATACCTATATCTGTAAAATGGATTATGAGAATCAAACATACGCATTTCTCGAGACGATTCCAGACTATCAAAACATTTAA